A region of Polycladomyces subterraneus DNA encodes the following proteins:
- a CDS encoding sulfotransferase domain-containing protein, protein MSKNHPKILVNTVPKSGTHLMLQLVAGIPEIRFATSCQAWINPQNIHELHKMLPGELVCGHIKYSKNNHRLLQECEVKQIFVYRDFRDIVVSYAHFIINDKHEHPLYSFYDRYLNRRFEDLVSHLIAGVQHPKCNYPGVYEEFRHHFPWREIPGILVLRYEDLVRDQKSRFNTCRIVLDYLYGNSMNEKMKEIVIHMMMSNAIPDKSKTYRRGRIGDWKTELNDMQKETLKKQVGPLLIKWGYEKDENW, encoded by the coding sequence TTGTCAAAAAATCATCCGAAAATATTGGTTAACACTGTGCCGAAGAGTGGAACCCACTTGATGCTACAATTAGTTGCGGGAATTCCTGAGATCCGATTTGCGACATCATGTCAAGCGTGGATAAATCCTCAAAATATACATGAACTGCACAAAATGTTGCCGGGTGAATTGGTTTGTGGTCATATTAAGTATAGTAAGAATAATCATCGGCTTCTTCAAGAATGTGAAGTCAAGCAGATTTTCGTATACAGGGATTTCAGGGACATCGTCGTTTCCTATGCCCATTTCATCATCAATGATAAACACGAGCATCCATTATATTCATTTTATGATCGATATCTGAACCGTCGGTTTGAGGACTTGGTGTCGCATTTGATTGCTGGTGTGCAACATCCTAAATGTAATTATCCCGGCGTTTACGAGGAGTTTCGACACCATTTCCCTTGGCGGGAGATCCCTGGTATCCTCGTCCTCCGTTATGAAGATCTGGTTAGAGATCAAAAATCCCGTTTCAATACCTGTAGAATAGTACTTGATTATTTGTATGGTAATTCGATGAATGAAAAAATGAAGGAGATCGTTATTCATATGATGATGAGCAATGCAATTCCTGACAAGTCCAAGACATACCGAAGAGGGAGGATCGGTGACTGGAAGACAGAACTTAATGACATGCAAAAGGAAACATTGAAAAAACAAGTGGGACCCTTGTTGATAAAATGGGGTTATGAGAAAGATGAGAACTGGTAG